From the genome of Cytophagales bacterium:
GCTAATACTGCCTCCGTTTCAAGCAATGATCTCGTTAAATATAATAGTTTGAGCGATGGCATCGTTTTTTCGAGCGAAATTTTTCATAAGTTATCATTATTTTATTTCAAAATCTAATTTATTTTTTTTACCTTCTTCTAAAAATTCGGTGATATTTTCCAAAGTTGTAGTATCTAAAAGAGAAATATAGCTTTGCAATTTTCCTTCTGGTGAAACCGTAAGCAACACCGGACTGTTAGAAACGATATTGTATTCTCCATAAATCTTATAGGCCTCTGGTTTTAATATTAAAATAGAAGTGAATTTTTTTTCTATTAGCACCTGAACTAAAGGATCAGTGATAAGATTCCGATAGGGTTGTTGATTTAATGCCAAATGTTCACAACAAGCAGAACTTCCAAAAAGAACAATTAATAAAGGTTTACCTGTTGATTGTACGGCTTTTTTAGCTTCTTTTAATTGATCAAGCTTTAAAAAACTCCAATGTGTCTCTTGAAAAACCTGTTTAATTTTTAAAATTTGATACGGATCTCCTACGTCCAATAGTTTTTTCCTTTTCTTTTCGGGCGTTCCTAACCACTGTTTATTAAATTTCTTTTCAGTAAGAAGTTTCGTTGAAATTGTTTGAATTACATCATTACGATAGATATTTAAGACAATTTTTTTCTCCTTTTTGTTACCAATATAGGCCTTCATTTCATCAACACTGTGAAAAGATTTATTATCGATTGAAATAATTATATCTCCCGGACGAAGACCATCTTTATAAGCAGGGGCTTTACGATAAAAAACGGGTACGATAAATC
Proteins encoded in this window:
- a CDS encoding PDZ domain-containing protein; translation: MKNLILIYPKNIIFTIGLIFLSACYLSAKGSSIDRFTMIRDSSKMIFGFFQRIESVDKEVIKKLPLESDYKGFIVPVFYRKAPAYKDGLRPGDIIISIDNKSFHSVDEMKAYIGNKKEKKIVLNIYRNDVIQTISTKLLTEKKFNKQWLGTPEKKRKKLLDVGDPYQILKIKQVFQETHWSFLKLDQLKEAKKAVQSTGKPLLIVLFGSSACCEHLALNQQPYRNLITDPLVQVLIEKKFTSILILKPEAYKIYGEYNIVSNSPVLLTVSPEGKLQSYISLLDTTTLENITEFLEEGKKNKLDFEIK